A window of Bacillota bacterium genomic DNA:
TAAACCAATTGGCCACCAAAATCAGGGTGCATCGTCCAATAAGAATCGAATTTATCAAAATTACCTTGAGGATTTAAAAACGCGATATACATATTTTTACCTGCTTTCGACCATAGATTTAATTTGATTAATTTCAGGTAAATTAGCATTTGCGCCAATTACTTTTAAGTTTAAAGCGCTGCATTGAAGACCATATGATATTGCATTTTCTATCGATTCTCCTTGACAAAGGCCTCCATATAATCCACTCCAAAATGCATCTCCTGCGCCTGTAGAATCAAGTATTTCAGTAGCATAAGTAGGAAATGAAATAATAGAATCTTTATATTTAGCAATCAACCCTTTTTCACCTAGAGTCATGATAATAAGTTTGCATCCTAACTTTTGGTATTTTGTTAAAAGTTGATCTATGGAAAAACAATCTCCAAAAATTCGTTTGGAATCATCAAAGCTTGGTTTGATAATATCTACGTATTGGCAAATATCTTTTAATAAAGTCAAATTAGATTGGATAGAATCATCAAGCATGGAATGATAATTAGGGTCAAAACCAATTAAGGCATGATGTTCTTTTGCGATTTGAATGGATTTTAACAAGGTAGATCTGCTAGGCTCATTTGATAAAGGCCAAAAAGAAAAATGAAGTATTTTTGTTTGAGCTAAGTCTTGTTCTAATTCACTTGTAAAAGGAATGAAATAATCTGCACTTCGATGAAAAGAAGGAGTTGGAGATAATGCATTTTTATTAACTTTTACAAAAGAAGTAGGTTTTTGAACTATGTTAACATTATAGTTAATTTGATGATTGTTTAAGTTGTCTAGCAAAAAAGATCCAAAAGTATCGTTTCCTACGCTTCCATATAATTTAGAATGAATTCCTAATTGTCTTAAATTTAAAGCGATATTGGCAGAACTTCCACCGTATAATTGGTAGCTTTTATTAAAATCGTCATCAGTAATGATGTCAACAAGAATTTCACCTATGATAACTACATCGTATATTTTACTTAAATCGAAATCAAATTTATGTTTAATTGGCATGAATGATCCCTTCTTAAGTCTATGGAAAGGTTTCCATATCGGTGTAAAAAAATAATAGCGCTTACAAATGGATTATATCATTCTTTAAATCTGATGTCAAACGAAATTCGGAAAAAAAATTCTTTTTTTGTTTTATGCAGTTTCACCTTCGGAAAAACAAACTGGAATAATGATGTTTTCAATGGGTTTTTTGGCATAGAAATTAGTGATAATACTACTTATGGCTTTCGCAATTAATTGGGGAGATTGAGAAATAGAAGTAATTCGTTTTCCTAAATTTAAAAAGCTTCTTCCTCCATCAAAACCTATCACTTTAACGTCTTCTGGTACGCGTTTATTCATTTTTTCTAGTGCTTTGATAACTGCATAGGCAACAGCATCTGAAACGGTAAATATCCCATCAACGTCAGGGTATACTGAAATCATTTTGTAAATTTCTTCCGGATTTACAAAATAATCACCTAGTGGATATTCAATGTTTGTAATGTTTGTTATGCCATTATTTGCAAGATATTCAATAAAACCTTTTCTTCTTTTGGTTACTTCTGTAATAACCGGTGTGTTATCTCCTTGAGCATCATCACCAATAAACATAAAATTTTTACAGCCTTTTTTTATAAGTCTTTTTGCGGCTAAAATACCACCTTGATAATTGTCACTTGCTACAAAAGGAATGTTTGTAAACCTGCGATCAAAGGAGAGAATTGGCAAAGTGTTATCTAAATATTGTTCAATAT
This region includes:
- a CDS encoding carbohydrate kinase, with amino-acid sequence MPIKHKFDFDLSKIYDVVIIGEILVDIITDDDFNKSYQLYGGSSANIALNLRQLGIHSKLYGSVGNDTFGSFLLDNLNNHQINYNVNIVQKPTSFVKVNKNALSPTPSFHRSADYFIPFTSELEQDLAQTKILHFSFWPLSNEPSRSTLLKSIQIAKEHHALIGFDPNYHSMLDDSIQSNLTLLKDICQYVDIIKPSFDDSKRIFGDCFSIDQLLTKYQKLGCKLIIMTLGEKGLIAKYKDSIISFPTYATEILDSTGAGDAFWSGLYGGLCQGESIENAISYGLQCSALNLKVIGANANLPEINQIKSMVESR
- a CDS encoding LacI family DNA-binding transcriptional regulator, producing MANIKEVAKKAGVGIGTVSRVINNSGYVKKETREKVEKIIKEVKYYPNEIARSMTTQRNNIVAFLLPSSLHLFFGELLYHVEEELFKSGYKVMLCNSSEKIEKEIVYLDMLRNNRVDAVILLTNNDIEQYLDNTLPILSFDRRFTNIPFVASDNYQGGILAAKRLIKKGCKNFMFIGDDAQGDNTPVITEVTKRRKGFIEYLANNGITNITNIEYPLGDYFVNPEEIYKMISVYPDVDGIFTVSDAVAYAVIKALEKMNKRVPEDVKVIGFDGGRSFLNLGKRITSISQSPQLIAKAISSIITNFYAKKPIENIIIPVCFSEGETA